A genomic window from Schistocerca serialis cubense isolate TAMUIC-IGC-003099 chromosome 4, iqSchSeri2.2, whole genome shotgun sequence includes:
- the LOC126474564 gene encoding cuticle protein 12.5-like has translation MYKLVILMCAVAAAHAGYLGGYAAPAVAVAPAVAAPAVAVAHAPVAVAPAASSYANTYRVSQTARLLAAPAVAAAPVAYAAPAIHAPVAYAAPAVAAPILKYH, from the exons ATGTACAAGCTG GTGATCCTGATGTGCGCCGTGGCCGCCGCCCACGCCGGCTACCTGGGAGgctacgccgcccccgccgtcgccgtGGCACCTGCCGTGGCCGCCCCCGCCGTCGCAGTCGCTCACGCCCCCGTGGCCGTGGCGCCCGCCGCATCCTCGTACGCCAACACGTACCGCGTGTCGCAGACCGCCCGCCTCCTGgccgcccccgccgtcgccgccgcccctgtggcctacgccgcccccgccatcCACGCCCCTGTGGCCTACGCTGCACCTGCTGTCGCTGCTCCGATTCTCAAATACCACTAA